The Chiloscyllium punctatum isolate Juve2018m chromosome 19, sChiPun1.3, whole genome shotgun sequence DNA segment agcaatgaaggcaaaaatACTAAACACCCTGTGATATGACTGTCCTGTGTCAGTTGCTGCTCACATACTTGGTGGGTGTGTTtcagtagattagattaattCCAATCTGAACCCAGTAGGTTCTGGGTTTTCAAAATGTCTCAGTAAGTCACTGTGTCAGCGATCAGCTCCCTTGACATGAGAACTTGAGGTGCCTGAGTCACATCCAAAATACTAATGCCTCAAAACCAGACAAGCCATAAAACATTTGCCACAATTTATTAAAGCAAGTACCTTCAATGTCAGAAAACTTCCCAAGGCCTAATCGAAAACTTCAACGCAGAGCAGGAGACGATAATAAAATCCAAAGAGGTGGGATTTAAGATATGGGAAGGGCGTGGATTCCAAAGGTAGAAGGTGAAAATGTAGCAAACATTCTGACAACTTCTGTGGAGAGGGAGaggttggggctggggggggggggggggggggtagtgggggTAGTGGGGGTtcgaaataactgcacagaagccagtatcccatcaccaagtcactcttgaTTTACTTGTACACTGACTGTAACTAGCTAGATCAGAGTCAGTCCCCTGTTGAGAAGATTCTAAATCCTGATTATATTGGTCAGCCATGGgttcctgattggggttgttaacttgggccaatcaaggatctcataatcAACAAGATCCAcgtggttccaatcactacaaggGGTAAATGTTTGgcattcaggctcagtttcagagCTTCACACACCTCAAACACAACAGCATCTGGAATTATCCCTATCCTATTTTGGATCATATGGGAattggagcagaaggaggccattcaacccatcaagtctactccactACTCAAGGGGCAGCACCACCTCCTCCTGATAGTCCTCCAACCCAGGGGGCAGCACCACCTCCTCCTGATAGTCCTCCAACCCAGGGGGCAGCACCACCTGCTCATGATAGTCTTCCATCCAAAACGGCAGCACCACCTCCTCCTGCTGGTCCTCTAGCCCAGGAGGCAGCACCACCTCCTCCTAGTGATCCTCCATCCTAGAGGGCAGCAGTTCCGCCTCATAATGATCCTCCAGCCCAGGGGGCAGCACCACCTCTTCCTGATGGTCCTTCAGCCAAGGTGGCAGCACCACCGCCTCCTGATGATCCTCCTACCCAGGGGGCAGCACTACCTGCTCCTAATGATCCTCCAGTCCAGGGGGCAACACCACCTCCGCCTGTTGGACCTCCAGCCTAGGGGGCAGCTACACCTCATTTTAGTGATCCTCCAGCCCAGGGGGCAGCACTAGCTCCTCCTGACGAAGGGGACAGTACCACCGCCTCCTGATGGTCCCCCAACCCAGGGGGCAGCAGCACTGCGTCTTGATGGTCCTCCTGCCCAGGGGGCAGCACCAACGCCTCTTGATGGTCCTCCTGCCTGGTGCCTGCACAACATCCTCCTGATGATCCTCCAGCCCAGGGGGCAGCACAACCTACTCCTGGTGGTCCTCCTGGCCAGGGGGCAGCACAACCTCCTTCTGATGGTCCTCCTGGCCAGGGGGCAGCACCACCTCCTCCTGATGATCCTACATCCCAGAGGGCAGTACAATCTACTCCTGATGGTCCTCCAGCCCAGGGGGTGTGtgagtggtggggtggggggggcagcaCGACCTACTCCTGATGGTCCTCCTGGCCAGGGGGCAGCACCACCACCTCCTGATGATCCTCCAGCCCAGGGGGCAGCACAACCTCCTCCTGATGGTCCTCCAGCCCAGGGGGCAGCACCACCTCGTCCTGATGGTCCTCCAGCCCAGGGGGGAAGCACCACCTCGTCCTGATGGTCCTCCAGCCCAGGGGGGCAGCACCACCTTGTCCTGATGGCCCTCCAGCCCAGAGGGGCAGCACCACCTTGTCCTGATGGTCCTCCAGCCCAGGGGGCAGCACCACCTTGTCCTGATGGTCCTCCAGCCCAGGGGGCAGCACCACCTCGTCCTGATGGTCCTCCAGCCTAGGGGGCAGCACCACCTCGTCCTGATGGTCCTCCAGCCCAGGGGGCAGCATCACCTCTTCCTGATGCTCTTCATTTGGAAGCGGGCGCCGGGAGAAGCGAGAGGTTTGCGTGCAGCTGGTTAGTTCTATCTGGTGATTGAATTGACGAGAAAGTGCTGTAACTAGTACCGATAAAGAGAAGAGTCGGATCTGGTTAATTGAAGTTGCTGTTAACACCGAATCTGTTTGAGCGGGAAGTGGAGAAACGAAACAAACAATGGCGGCCGCAGCAACCGCCATGGAGACAGGTAAGGAGCGGAAGTCAGTGGCTTGCGAGCGGGGCGGAAGTGTGTGACCCTGTGGCTGAGCGGGGCGGAAGTGTGTGACCCTGTGGCTGAGCGGGGCGGAAGTGTGTGACCCTGTGGCTGAGCGGGGCGGAAGTGTGTGACCCTGTGGCTGAGCGGGGCGGAAGTGTGTGACCCTGTGGCTGAGCGGGGCGGAAGTGAGGGTCTTGATACTGGGAAAAAGGAGATTTTGCTGCTAATTGGCTAAAGGTAATAATGTCGAAAAGAGGAGATTCAACCTCTCGAGTGATTGGCTGTGTAGATTCGATGGGTTTGTTTTGGTATTAATTGagactgtggagaaagtgaggactgtgacATTGAGTCCTTGAACAtttcttcctccacctccacGCCCACTTTTTCCATCCAGACTCCCACCTCCCTTAAGGaatccttctcccacctccagcaCAACCCATCTACCTGGACACCTTGTGCTGGTCTGTTACCCACccttgatctcttcatttccaactgctgctgtGACAtagaccgcctcaacctgtcaacctccctcacccactccaatccCTCATCCTTGCAATGCGCAGCCCCTcagtccctctgctccaacccaaACATCATCATCAAACCAACAGacaagggggtgcagtggtagtttggcacaccgacCTCTACACTGATGAAGACAAGCGCCAACTTGCAGACACCTCCTCCCGATGCCCCCTTAACCCTGAcctcatctcccatcaccaaacaaTCCTCTCCCAGATCGTAGCTGTAGAAAGAGGTCATTTGACCGCTCAAGcatactctgccattcaataagaccgtGGCTGATCTGACTGAGGTCTCAACTCGACTTGTCCATCTGACTTCAGCCTATGACCCCAATTCTCAATCAAAAATTATTTTACTTTATATTTTATATGTATTGACTTGGGTTGAAATTGTGCCATCAGGTGACAAGTAACgtgtcctttttctctctctctccctcattatatCAGAGGAACAGGCAAAACTGCGATTTCAGGTGGAGCTGGAGTTTGTGCAGTGTCTGGCGAACCCAAACTACCTGAACTGTAAGTGTCGGGGGATCCTCCTGGGTAATTGTAAAGTTGCTGTTTGCAGCAAAAATGTTGAAATCACTGACCTTCATTTCACCTCCCAACAGGAGTATCTCTCCTCTGTGCCTCAGTTAACAGATCAATGTCATTGTCAGTCTCTTAAAAATTGTCTGTGATCAAAACAGAGTTGGGCCCATGGATGGAGACTGACTGAGAGGGAAGTGAGTCTCCCCTGGTATAGGAGCCCTGGGTGGAGAAGGGGAAGTGCAGGAGACACTGAGCACCAAAGTGTTGCAGACAGAGACCTGGCTGCTTCAGTGAGGTGTAACCCAGCACCAGGTGCAATGTACTTGAAGACTATAATAGTTCCACTCACCTTGGTGAAGTGATGTCCATGGTGACAGGGACCACCTCCCCTTGTGTCCTGGGGTGGTCCTCCCTGGTTAACAGTATCATTCTTTCTTTAACACTACTGTGGTGTTAGTGACAATACAatcattttttgtttttttgaTGTGGCAGTTTTGGCACAGCGAGGGTACTTCAGAGACCGAACATTTGTCAATTACTTCAAGTATCTGCTGTACTGGAAGGAGCCGGAATATGCCAAGTACCTGAAGTAAGTATCCACCCCAGGTGATGCCTCTGCCAGGGAGGGGATTGGATAGCTTTTCACCTTGATCTGTGTCACAAGATTATTATCCAGGATAACCCCAACTGCCATCCGTTCCACTCCTGAGGGCTCTTCACTCGAGTAAAATGCATTCAGTCAAATTATCCAACACGACCTGTCAGAAATGAGAGCAACAgcacccccatcaaacactcccaggacatggacaacatggggttagatacagagtgaagctctctctacaccatccccatcgaacactcccagggcatggacagcacgggattagatacagagtaaagctccctcaacactgtcccccatcaaacactcccaggacagggacagtacggggttagatacagagtaaagctccctctacactgtcccccatcaaacactcccaggacagggacagtacgggattagatgcagagtaaagctccctcaacactgtcccccatcaaacactcccaggacagggccagcatggggttagatacagagtaaagctctctctacactgtccccatcgaacactcccagggcagggacagcacggggttagatacagtgtaTTTGTGCAAGTTTTCCCCAGTGTTTCCTGAAGATCCTTTCCCTTCCCTACTCTCTATCCCGCTCTTACTCCACGCTTTCCTCTTGTCCCTGTCGAGACCTCTCtatcagaacatagaacagtacaggcccttcggccatcgatgttgtgctggccttttatccaactctaagatcagactaacccacatccccttcattgtactaactttcatgtgcctatccaagactcGCTTAAAGGTCcccaatgtatctgactctaatatcgctgctggcagtgcattccacaccccccccactctgtgtaaagaccctccctctgacatcttcccATAATCTTCCTCCAGTCACCTATTATGCCCCCTGTGATAGTCattcccaccctgggaaaaagcctctgtcTATCCACTCTATACCTGTCCtcttcttgtacacctctatcaagtcacctctcatccttcttcgctccagtgagaaaagccctagctccctccacCTTTCTTCCTCagacatgtcctccagcccaggcagcatcctggtaaatcccctctgcaccctctctaaagctttcacatccttcccatgatgaggtgaccagaactgaacacaatattccaagtgtggtctaaccagggctctatagagctgcagcataacctcgcggcttttaaactcaatcccgctGCTAATGAGAGccaacacactatatgccttcttaacaaccctatcaatttgggtggcaactttgagggatctatggacatggatcccaagatctttctgttcctccatacagccaagaatcctgcttttaacACTGTATTgtgtattcaaatttgaccttccaaagtgaatgacttcacacttttgcaggtggaactccatctgtcacttattAGTccaattctgcatcctgtcaatgtccctttGCAACCTACACCAGCCCTCCATACAATCCACACCTCCAGTCTGTGTCTcactgtctgtgcctgtgtgacaGGTATCCCCAGTGCCTCCACATGCTGGAGCTGCTGCAGTATGAGCACTTCCGCAAGGAGCTGGTCAACGCGCAGTGTGCCAAGTTCATCGATGAGCAGCAACTACTGCACTGGCAGCATTATTCCCGGAAACGAGTGAGGCTGCAGCAAGCACTAGCTGAGCAACAACAGCAGAACATCACACCCAGCAAGTGAGAGGATTGCACCGTGGGGGTGAGAGAACCCTGACAGGAAGTGTGAGGAAGCCTGATCCTGAGGTGATAATATACAGACATTTAATGCAGTGGCATTGAGGAGGTCCTAGGGAGATGCAAGGACAATcctcccctctgtatctctcttaCATGGAGCACAGATTAACAGACAGGATTGAGCTGTGAGTCTCCTGTTCAGGCCTGGACTGAATGTTGTATGTGAAGCAGTAATGTAGTTGCGTCTTGGATTGAAGAAGCTAAATTCATAAAGATTAATTCTGGACAGATAACTTAGATGGCACAGAGCAGATCACAGCTGCATTGGCAATGTTAGTTTTTAATATGTGAATAGATAGTGTGATGTCACAAGGATTCACGTGTGTTAGAGTTGTTTGTGAAATAATAAACGCAGTGGTTACTACAATGTCTCTGTGACTGTATTAAATTTGCAAAGagagtactggttgggacaggtatgtcactgtataacactgggggacagtactggtggggacaggtctgtcactgtataacactggggtacagtaccggtggggacgggtctgtcgctgtataacactggggtacagttcaggtggggacaggtctgtcactgtataacactggggtacagttcaggtggggacaggtctgtcactgtataacactgggctacagtactagtggggacgggtctgtcactgtataacactggggtacagtaccggtggggacgggtctgtcactgcataacactggggtacagtaccggtggggacaggtctgtcactgtataacactggggtacagtactggtggggacaggtctgtccctgtataacactgggctacagtactagtggggacaggtctgtcactgtataacactggggtacagtactggtggggacaggtctgtcactgtataacactggggtacagtactggtggggacaggtctgtcactgtataacactggggtacagtaccggtggggacggttCTATCGCTGTaaagcactggggtacagttcaggtggggacaggtctgtcactgtataacactgggctacagtactagtggggacgggtctgtcactgtataacactgggctacagtactagtggggacgggtctgtcactgtataacactggggtacagtaccggtggggacgggtctgtcactgcataacactgggggtcagtactggtggggacaggtctgtcactgtataacactgggggtcagtactggtggggacaggtctgtcgctgtatagcactggggtacagtactggtggggacaggtctgtcgctgtatagcactggggtacagtactggtggggacaggtctgtcactgtatagcactggggtacagtaccggtggggacggttctgtcgctgtataacacggATACAGTACTGAGCTGATGGTTTG contains these protein-coding regions:
- the med31 gene encoding mediator of RNA polymerase II transcription subunit 31, producing MAAAATAMETEEQAKLRFQVELEFVQCLANPNYLNFLAQRGYFRDRTFVNYFKYLLYWKEPEYAKYLKYPQCLHMLELLQYEHFRKELVNAQCAKFIDEQQLLHWQHYSRKRVRLQQALAEQQQQNITPSK